The Methanosarcina acetivorans C2A genome includes the window CCTCTTTAGCGAAACTAACTGTAAAAACCCATCAAGTAGTCCGCTTGAGCGAGCGAAGCGAGTGAAACGGACCGCGTACTCCCGAGGCGCAATTCGGGTGGCGCAACTCTACCGTGAAAAATATCGGTACTGCAAAAATGTCCTGAAATTCAGCAGTATACCTGTGTTTTTATATATTATTGTTTATATTTGTTAAATAGGGCATCTGAGAAGAAAAAAATCTTTTCTCGCTGTAAACCTCAGCCGACTCTTTTACCCCCTATATCCCCACATTCCCATTACTCAGATGCCCTATCCCCCCAACACAAATTACTGATATCCATACCTCTTTTTCATTCTGTTTTTCTATTTCCCTTTTAATCCATTTCAGAGTTTCATGTTTGTTTTCACTTATTAAGATCTGCTCATAAGAGCTTATAAGACCTGTTCAAAAAGAGTTGTTTAAAAGATCCTCTATATGCAGGTGGGATCAACTCCAAAAGGTGGAAAACCAGAGTATGAATCAATATGGAAAATGCGAAAAAATAAGTTTCAGGAATCGGATTCCTGCAGTACCAGCTTAAAATTCGAATTCTCTCTCATTAAGGGTTTTCGATTAAATCCAGAATTCTCAGGGCAAGATATGCGCCGTTTGCTCCATTGTCGATCCCCACGCTTCCAACAGGTACTCCCGGGGGCATCTGGGCTATGGAGAGAAGGGCATCAAGCCCGCCGAGTTTTGCGCTTACGGGTACACCTATTACAGGTTTTTTTGTTCTGGAAGCAACAACCCCCGGGAGAGCTGCCGATAGACCGGCTATAGTGATAAAGACTTTTGCATCCGAGCCTGAAATATAGCTATCAAGTTCTTCGGGGTTTCTGTGGGCAGAGATAACCATTACTTCGTAAGTATATTTGCTCTTTTCAAGTACAGCTACCGCGCGGTTGGCGATTGATCTGTCGGACTCAGAGCCCATAATCAGTGAGATGTCGACCATTTTTTGCTCCTTTGAGGCAAGTCAGGGCAGGCTTCCCTTTCCACTTAATTCGTTCTGGCGTTCGATACTCATCCGGATCAGAATTTCAAATATTTCCTTTATCGATCCTACATCAAGGTTGAGTTCGGTCGCAGTGTTTAATGCCCTGTTAATTACAACCTCGTTTTGCTTACGGTCATTTATGGAAGTCCCATTTATTCTTTTTGATTCAAGAACTCTCTCGGCAAGGTTGACTCTTTTATCAATGAGGGAAAGGATTTCCCTGTCAATCTCCTCTATTTCTTTGCGGACAGCTTCAAGTTCACTCAAGAGAACCCCTCCCTTTAAAAGATATTGCATCTCTGTTATTTATACTGGTCTCTATGACCTTTCCTTCCATACCGCAGCTTTCCCAGGCAGATTTAAGCTCTTTTACCTGCTCTGCCTTCACCAGGGCTGCATAGGAAGGGCCGGTTCCGGAAAGGCTGACTCCAGTTACCCCGCATTCCAGAGCCTTTAGCATGTATTCCGTATCAAAACCAAGGGCTCCGCAGTAGAGAAAGCCGTTAAGTGTCATTGCGCGTTCGTACTCCCCTTTGAGGGCAAGCTCGTATGCCATTTCCACATATGGGGCAATCAATCGGGAACGCTTCACATTTGTGTCCGCACTGAAAGCCTTTTTTGAGGGAGCAAATATCAGGACTTTTGAGTCGGCTTCTTCCCGCCGAACCAGTTCCATTTTTCGGTTATCGGTAACAACAATCCCGCCTAAAAAAGAAGCACAAGCATCGTCAAAAGCTCCTGTTACCGTAACTCCCACTTCTTTTGCAGCTCTTACGCCCAGTTTTACTATCTCAAGGGGAGGCAGGATCTCACCAACTGCCCGGAGGGTAGCAAGGACTGAAGCGTTTGCTGCAGCACTACTGCTTTTTAGTCCTCCTGCAAGAGGGATTTCACTTCCCGTTATTATCGTTCCTTCGAGTTCGAGCCCGAACCGCTCAAGGACGAGTTCTACGCAGTGCTCTATAAGGCGAGTGTCTCCTTCAGGCGTCCCCTCTATTGAGCCTTTAATGCCCGATTTTCCCTCGAAGAGGGACACCTCTGCAAAGGTTTTTAAGTCTACCCCGAATGCTGCACCTTTCCAGGTAGCTATAGCGTTTATTATGGTTCCTGCTCCGAAAGCGCAGGCATGCCCTTCAAATGTCATCAAGTTCAGAATGCTCTGTTCTTTAATATTTTTTACCTCTATTCCGGGATGTTTTGTCCTGAAATAATTTCGCTTTGAAACTTTTTTCCTCTTGTCCATGTTTTCACCACCCAAACAATCTCACTCCTATTCTGAACTTTGCCTCAACTGGTAATCTATTCCAGAATGCTTCCTGTGGCGATTCTAACTGTTCAAGTTTCAAAGCTCCATGTGGCCTCTTGTTATACCACTGTACGAATTCTTCAAATGATTCAAACTCTCCTCTAAACCTTTGATATGTATCGAACCATTTCTCTATTTTTCCGTTTGTCTGAGGATGTCTTACCCTTGCAAGTATTGGTTTGATTCCAAGTTCTTCAATGCATCTTTTAAAGTCACTATCCCATGAACCATCCTTATTAATCCTGTGAGCCCCGAATTCACTTCCATGATCCATAATGAGCTCTCTTAAAGGGTATATGTCCCAGTACTCTTTGACAAGTTCATCAATCACTTTAATGGTGTTCTCCGTGTTGCAATGAACGTACTCTCCACCTGCAATTATCATTCTTGATGAATCATCAAGAATGGCACAGACTTGCAGTCCTAACAGGGGATTCTCATGCCAATCGATGTGTGCAGCAGACATGCTGTGTTCGCGTTCGTATCTACACCATTTTCTTCTCTGTTTCTTTTTTCGGTTTTCCTTGGCAAGGTCCATGCTAAGTAGGTAGTTATGGATTCTGTTATGAGATATCTTACGATTATATTTGCCTTCGATGAGAATCTCAAGGTAACAGGCTCCAAACTTATAATCAGAGTAAGTTTGGTCAATCAATTCCTGATCAGAGGAGGATAAGGGGTTCTTTGGTCTTCCAAGATTAATGCCAACTTGAGGAAGCTGACCAGTTTCAACGTATTCTTTGTAGATCTGCTGAACTCGACGGGCTGAGATCCCCTGGATCTCAGCTATCGTCGAGGTAGATTCACCTTTCGATTTTTGAGCAATGATCCAACGTATCTTTTTTCCATTAAGTTTCACAAAAGATAAGGGATTACAACCGACATATTTAGCGCGAAATAATTTCGGGATAAAACACCTCTATTCCGGGCAGCTAAACTTTATAACAGGGTTCCGGAATTTCTCTGCAGAAAAGAAAGAAGCCCCCGAATATAAATAGTAAAGCCAAATTGTATATATATTAAGTCGTTATCTACACACTAATAAATACTTTAAATATGAAGTGAGCATCCTCTAACTTCCAGGCTTGGCCTGAGCAACCAAAAACGGGGAATCCATATAGAGACCAGAAAAGTGCAGCAGACGGGTGGGTCCACTTATATAATTTCTCTCCCTAAACAGTGGGCTGAAAAAGTAGGAATTGAAACAGGGACGAGAGTATCCATTCAGGCTCAGCCAGACGGAAAACTGTTAATTGATCCTATTCTGGAAGGGCGCACGATCAAAAAGAAAAGGATCGATGTGACAGGCTATGAGGCAAGAGCCCTGGAAAGGGATATCATTGCTGCATACCTCTATGGCTATGACAGGATGGAGTTTATCTCAAAAAGGATACTTGCCGAGCAGAAACAGGTTATTCGGAAGGTCTGTTACAAGCTCATAGGCCCTGAAATCATTGAGGAAAGCTCAAACTGCGTGGTCATTCAGGACCTTCTTAATCCCAATGAACTCCACATTAAAAAAGGTATACACCGGATGTTCCTGATTGCAGGCTCTATGCAAAAGGATGCCATACGAGCCCTCAAAAATGTTGACCATGATCTTGCTCTCGATGTAAGTCAGAGAGATGATGAGGTCGACAGGTTGTGTCTTTTGATTTCCAAACAGTTCCGTTCTGTGCTCTGTGGCGGAAGAATGCCCGATTCCTCGGAAACTAGTATTGAGGAATACCATGATTTCAGAATGGCTGCAAGCCCTATAGAAAGAATAGCAGATCATTCACAGAGGATTGCAAACGTTGCCTCTAAAATGCAGGAGCCGGTCAGGGAAGATGTAATGGAAGTCATAGAGAACCTCAGCAATACCTACATGGAACTTGTTCAGCAGGCAGTAGACGCCCTCTACAATGCTGACACCTCTCTTGCAAACCAGGCAATAGACAGTATAGATGGTATGCGCCTGCGTGTAAAGGAACTTCATGCTTCCATTCTCAAACTTGAGTCCCATGAAACCATGATCTCCCTCGGGATGATAGTGGATAGCCTCTCCAGAATAGGAGACCTTGGCTCCAACATAGCCGAGATAGCCATAAATTCCGCGGTAAAAGACAAGTGAGGCTATCGGGAAAAGTTGGAGTCCCTTAGAATCAGGATGTTCTTTTGGTGATCTTATTCAGAGTCTTAATTTTCGGACCTCAAATGTGGAAGCTTTAGTTTTTCTGTACTGCAGGACTTCCGTCACCTGCCCGCCAGGTAGAAAATCCGTTTTTGTCTGGCGGCGCCTCCCAAAAAGAAATAAATAGGATTTAAAAAAGGCCGATACATATAGAAATAAATAGCTTTCCCTTTTTATGAATAAACTTCTTTTTTGCCCTGAATTAAACGAAATAATCCTTTTTTCAATGTCAAGAGGCTGAAGTATTCTATTTGGTAATAAAAGTATCTTTATTTGAATAAATAACCTAAATATATAACTACGCTCTTGAAACGAGGGCAAGCAATCAGCTTTTAATATCTCTGCCTGTTAAAACTGCCCCAGATTCCAGTAACGGAGCACCCGGAGGGACTTTTCCTGAGAAGTTTCAGGAGGGTCAAAAGAAAAATGTGCAGAGTGACGGAACAGCAGTTAATGTATGAATGCGGTGAGTCTGGCCAAGATCTAAGGTTCAGCAGCTCAGGTTTTTCGGAGTACGGTAGCAAAAGGGATAGGGAAACTAAAAATGAAGGCAAATTTGCTAGTTCCTTCATTGGATAAAAACCATTTATATTTTTAAGATATGATGAATAAAAATAGGAAAAAATATAAAGGAAAGTACAGAACATCAGTACAAACATAAAAATTCAATAGAAAATGAAGAGAGTTAACGACATAACGAAGTTCTTCTTTACAAAAAAGTTTTTTGTTAAATATGTCCGGGAGTCAGGCGATAAGAAGTAATTTATTTATATTCTGGTGTTATTTCACGGAGGTACTTTCTATTCTCACATGAGATGCAAGGTTTGCTATTTATTCCAGGTATGTCAGAAAGGAGATGTCAGTATCTCCAATTTCTCTGATTCCCTCGGCTTAACAAATAGAAATTATTTATATGCAAGGATCAATTAAATAAAAAGGTCACGAAAACACCAGTAAATCTATAAAGGAAAGCAATCCGAGAAATCCTTTGGTGTTATGCTTTTCCCAATGGAGGGAAGCCATGAATATGATAAAACGATTTAAGGTAAGCTTTTCAAAAATATTTAACAAGCTGTTCAAGAAAAAAGGAGCATGCATAGGTATCTACGGTCCCCCCAATGCCGGCAAGACAACCCTTAGCAATCGCATTCTCCGGGACTGGGTCGGAAGCGAGGAAACAATGGGCTCAGTTTCACATATCGCCCACGAAACCAGACATGCAAAAAGAAGGAACGGGCTCATCATCGAAACTAACGGGCATACTATCAGCCTTGATATTGTGGATACCCCCGGACTTGCAACAAAGATCGACTTCCATGACTTCATGGAACAAGGAATGAGTGACTCTGAGTCAAAGAAAAGGTCAAAAGAAGCTACAGAAGGCGTAATTGAAGCTGTCAAATGGCTGGATGATCTTGATGGGGTCATACTGGTGATGGATTCCACAGAAAACCCCTATACTCAGGTTAACGTAACTGTGATAGGGAATATGGAAGCCAGAAACCTGCCGCTTCTCATCGTAGCAAACAAAGTAGACCTTCCTGATGCGGACCCAGGAGTCATAAAGGAAGCCTTCCCTCAACACCCCATGGTACCAGTCTCGGCACTTGAAGGAATGGGAATGGACTCATTCTATGAAGCTCTGGCCAAGCAGTTCGGGTGATCAAAATGCAGGGAATCCAACTTGATCTTATATCCGAAGCCAGGATTTCTCAGATGGCTTCTATGGAAAAAGTCCGGTACATAATCGACGAGGTGCGGAAGGGCAAAATCCTTGTACTTGAAAAAGGGCTTAACCCAATGGAGGAAGCAAAACTCATTGAGATGACAATGTCAGCAATTCAACCGGACGTGTTTTCAGGAATAGAGATGCAAAGCTACCCTGCAAACGCAGAATCCTCTTTGCTGGGTAAGTTATTCAAAAAACAAAACAGCAAGAGACTTACGGTGATAGGGCCCGCAAACCAGCTCAAAACCCTTAAAAAGGACAGGAATCTGATCAGTGCACTTGTCTCTGCAAGTAAGTAAAACGAAGTGGAAACGATGTGTGCCCAGAAGACCCACCAAGACCTGGAAGCAAAAATATCCCCTCCTCAGTCCCTAGGCTCCTTTGAGATGGGCAGGAACGACGTTAACGTAGTCTGTACCTACGGAAAAATTGCAGTATGGTTTGGACGAAAGGTTCCTGATTATATTATAGCGCAGGTACTCATAGGAATCTCAAAGGTAGATCCATCTACTGTTCACGAGTTTGAAATCATCTGCGATTTTGATGAGATTACGGAGTATGAAAGCAAAGGGTACATACTGGTTTCCTATGGTAAAACCGCCGGCGGCTATCGTGTAAACTATAGTATTCCTTTTTCCAACAAAAAAGCCCTCTTCCATCTTTCCCGGTTCGTACTTGAAGAACTCCAGAAAGGAGAGGTACGTAAGGACTTCTACTGGAACGGGAGTGATTGTGACATCCAGCGGCTCTATAAGGAGTTCAGTAACAATATTGACAGCTGGGAACTAAAAGCTATTAATTATAAAACTGAGCCGCAAACAAACCGATAAACTTTCGGCAAGAACAGGATAGACGGAAGCTTCCAGAAATTTATCCTGAAATCCTTACCAATAAGTTTAAGAAAGCGAAAAAAAGTTATCTGGCAGGATTTCAGAAACTAAATTCAGTTTTACATTCCGTACTTACGGTAGATATGGTAAATACGGTATGTATCTACGATAATTATTTACATTACTTTATAGTTTCAAGATACAGCACACATAGTCTCAGGATCTTCGCCGGTATTTTGAGATTAGTATCAGTTATCCGATAAAAGTAAGTAAATTGAAAGTTAAGCACTTATTATTTTCTGTTATCTATTGAGAACTCAACTCAATACTTTTTGGAGAACTTCTATGAAAAAAGATCAGGTAAATGACTGTAAAGATGTAATTTTATCAATGGAACTTATGGTAGACAATCTCAGTGATGTTGTCAAGATGCTTGACTGTCAGGCTATAGAAAGCATGCTTCAAAAAATAATGGAGGGGGAGAGGGTATTTGTAATGGGTGCCGGGCGTTCCGGGCTTGTTGCCAAGGCTTTCGCAATGAGGCTGATGCATCTCGGATTTAGTGTTTATGTCGTTGGTGAGACCACAACCCCTGCAGTCCATCCTCAAGATGTCGTTATTGCTATTTCAGGGTCAGGAGAAACCCGTTCCATAGCAAATCTCGGAAGAATAGTAAAGGAGATCGGTTCAACTCTCATAACTGTCACTTCCAAGAAAGATTCATCACTTGGTAAAATTTCTGATATAACTATGGTCCTTCCGAGCAAGACCAAAAATGATCATGATGCAGGGGGCTCCCTTGAAAAAAATATGAGGGGAGATTACAAGAATTTGCCTCCACTGGGCACTGCTTTTGAAATCACTTCCCTTGTCTTCCTTGACTCGGTAATTGCCCAGCTGATTACGCTTACAGGTGCTTCGGAAGCAGAACTCAAGTCCAGGCACACAAATATTGAATAACGGACTTAGCATTGGATAATGGCTTTAAAATAAACGTCTGAATAAACGGATTAGGTTGCTTAAAATAAGCAGGATTTTAAAGGATGTAATTTATTGCAGGGACATAAGGAGGGTGTAACTTGAAGGAAATCAGTTTTTCAGAAAACGTATCCCGGATAGATACTTCCGGGATCAGAAAGATTTTCGAAGCTGCAGGTTCAAATGCCATCAACCTTGGGCTCGGACAGCCTGACTTCGATACCCCGGTACACATAAAAACCGCAGCAATCGAAGCCATAAATGAAGGTTTTACGGGTTATACCGTAGGCCCGGGAATCCCTGAACTGAGAGAAGCCCTGAGCCAGAAATTCC containing:
- a CDS encoding phosphate uptake regulator PhoU — its product is MQQTGGSTYIISLPKQWAEKVGIETGTRVSIQAQPDGKLLIDPILEGRTIKKKRIDVTGYEARALERDIIAAYLYGYDRMEFISKRILAEQKQVIRKVCYKLIGPEIIEESSNCVVIQDLLNPNELHIKKGIHRMFLIAGSMQKDAIRALKNVDHDLALDVSQRDDEVDRLCLLISKQFRSVLCGGRMPDSSETSIEEYHDFRMAASPIERIADHSQRIANVASKMQEPVREDVMEVIENLSNTYMELVQQAVDALYNADTSLANQAIDSIDGMRLRVKELHASILKLESHETMISLGMIVDSLSRIGDLGSNIAEIAINSAVKDK
- a CDS encoding Era-like GTP-binding protein, translating into MNMIKRFKVSFSKIFNKLFKKKGACIGIYGPPNAGKTTLSNRILRDWVGSEETMGSVSHIAHETRHAKRRNGLIIETNGHTISLDIVDTPGLATKIDFHDFMEQGMSDSESKKRSKEATEGVIEAVKWLDDLDGVILVMDSTENPYTQVNVTVIGNMEARNLPLLIVANKVDLPDADPGVIKEAFPQHPMVPVSALEGMGMDSFYEALAKQFG
- a CDS encoding 5-(carboxyamino)imidazole ribonucleotide mutase, which translates into the protein MVDISLIMGSESDRSIANRAVAVLEKSKYTYEVMVISAHRNPEELDSYISGSDAKVFITIAGLSAALPGVVASRTKKPVIGVPVSAKLGGLDALLSIAQMPPGVPVGSVGIDNGANGAYLALRILDLIENP
- a CDS encoding shikimate kinase — protein: MTFEGHACAFGAGTIINAIATWKGAAFGVDLKTFAEVSLFEGKSGIKGSIEGTPEGDTRLIEHCVELVLERFGLELEGTIITGSEIPLAGGLKSSSAAANASVLATLRAVGEILPPLEIVKLGVRAAKEVGVTVTGAFDDACASFLGGIVVTDNRKMELVRREEADSKVLIFAPSKKAFSADTNVKRSRLIAPYVEMAYELALKGEYERAMTLNGFLYCGALGFDTEYMLKALECGVTGVSLSGTGPSYAALVKAEQVKELKSAWESCGMEGKVIETSINNRDAISFKGRGSLE
- the hxlB gene encoding 6-phospho-3-hexuloisomerase, which translates into the protein MKKDQVNDCKDVILSMELMVDNLSDVVKMLDCQAIESMLQKIMEGERVFVMGAGRSGLVAKAFAMRLMHLGFSVYVVGETTTPAVHPQDVVIAISGSGETRSIANLGRIVKEIGSTLITVTSKKDSSLGKISDITMVLPSKTKNDHDAGGSLEKNMRGDYKNLPPLGTAFEITSLVFLDSVIAQLITLTGASEAELKSRHTNIE
- a CDS encoding chorismate mutase: MSELEAVRKEIEEIDREILSLIDKRVNLAERVLESKRINGTSINDRKQNEVVINRALNTATELNLDVGSIKEIFEILIRMSIERQNELSGKGSLP
- a CDS encoding DUF2073 domain-containing protein, translating into MQGIQLDLISEARISQMASMEKVRYIIDEVRKGKILVLEKGLNPMEEAKLIEMTMSAIQPDVFSGIEMQSYPANAESSLLGKLFKKQNSKRLTVIGPANQLKTLKKDRNLISALVSASK
- a CDS encoding IS481-like element ISMac4 family transposase codes for the protein MKLNGKKIRWIIAQKSKGESTSTIAEIQGISARRVQQIYKEYVETGQLPQVGINLGRPKNPLSSSDQELIDQTYSDYKFGACYLEILIEGKYNRKISHNRIHNYLLSMDLAKENRKKKQRRKWCRYEREHSMSAAHIDWHENPLLGLQVCAILDDSSRMIIAGGEYVHCNTENTIKVIDELVKEYWDIYPLRELIMDHGSEFGAHRINKDGSWDSDFKRCIEELGIKPILARVRHPQTNGKIEKWFDTYQRFRGEFESFEEFVQWYNKRPHGALKLEQLESPQEAFWNRLPVEAKFRIGVRLFGW